Below is a window of Pseudarthrobacter equi DNA.
GCTGCCCATCCTGCACCTCAACGGCTACAAGATCGCCAACCCCACGGTGCTGGCCCGCATGCCCCAGGAACAGCTGGAGCAGCTGCTGCGCGGCTACGGCCACGAACCGTACTTCGTCACGGTGCAGGACCCGGGCAACACCGGGCAGGCGCACCAGGACTTCGCCGGGGTCCTGGACCAATGCCTCGCGGACATCCGCGCCATCCAGGCTGAACACCGCAACGCCGGGAACGCCCATACCGGAGCCGGGGAGGACACCTCCGGGGAACACCCGGGACACCGCTGGCCCATGATCGTGCTGCGCTCGCCGAAGGGCTGGACCGGTCCGCGGACCGTGGACGGGCTGCAGGTGGAAGGAACATGGCGGGCGCACCAGGTCCCGCTGTCCGAGGTCCGCACCAACGGCGAACACCTCAAGCAGCTGGAGGAGTGGCTGCAGTCCTACCGTCCGGAAGAACTGTTCGACGGCGACGGGCGGCTCCGTGCGGACGTCGCCGAGGCAGCCCCCACCGGGGACTTCCGGATGAGCGCCACCCCGCACGCCAATGGCGGAGTGCTGCGGCGCGCCCTGAAGCTGCCCGCCTACCGGGACTACGCCGTCGACGTTGAAGCAGCGGGAACGGACCGCGTGAGCCCCATGATCACGCTGGGCTCGTGGATGCGGGACGTGATCGCGCAGAACATGGAGAACTTCCGCCTGTTCGGGCCGGACGAAACCGCGTCGAACCGGCTGCAGAACGTCTATGAGGTCACCGACAAGGTGTGGCAGTACCGGATTGACGACGCCGACGAGCACCTCGCGCGGTCCGGCCGCGTGATGGAGGTCCTCAGCGAGCACCTGTGCCAGGGCTGGCTGGAAGGCTACCTCCTCACCGGCAGGCACGGCGTCTTCAACTGCTACGAGGCCTTCATCCACATTGTCGATTCCATGTTCAACCAGCACGCCAAGTGGCTGAAGGTGCACCGCCGGCTGCCGTGGCGCCAGCCTGTGCCCTCGCTGAACTACCTGCTGTCCTCGCACGTCTGGCAGCAGGACCACAACGGCTTCTCGCACCAGGACCCCGGGTTCATCGACCATGCGGCGAACAAGAAGGCGGAGGTCATCCGGGTGTACCTGCCGCCGGACGCCAACACCCTGCTGTCCGTCATGGAGCACTGCCTGGCGTCGACGGACTGCGTGAACGTGGTGGTAAGCGGAAAGCAGCCCTCGCCCACCTGGCTGGGACCGGCGGACGCCGCCAACCACTGCCGCCGCGGCCTGGGAATCTGGACGTTCGCCGGCTCGGAAGTGGCGGGCGAGGAGCCCGACGTCGTGCTCGCCTGCGCGGGTGACGTCCCCACTGTGGAGACCGTGGCCGCCGCGGAACTGCTGCGCAACGGGATACCGGGGCTGAAGGTCCGGGTGGTCAACGTGGTGGACCTGATGCGCCTGCAGGACGAGAGCGAACACCCGCACGGGTTGCCGGGCAGGGACTTCGACGGCATCTTCACCACTGACAAGCCCATCATTTTCGCGTATCACGGCTACCCCACGCTGATCCACCGCCTGGCGTACAAGCGCACCAACCAGGAGGGCCTGCACGTGCACGGCTACCAGGAGGAGGGAACCACCACCACCCCGTTCGACATGGCCATGCTCAACGGGATCGACCGCTTCACGCTGGCCATCGACGCCATGGACCGGGTGCCCGGCCTGGCCGAGAAGTACTCACTCCTGCGGCAGGAGCTGCAGGACCGCCGCGACAGCGCCCGGGGGCACACCCGCACCCACGGCGAGGACCCGGAGGAGATCCGGAACTGGAAGTTGGGCGGCTGACCCTCTTCTCTCCTTCTGGGAACGTCAGTCCGGGAGGCCGCTGAGTCCGCACGAGGGCAGGTGGATCCAGCCCTCGCTGCGGGCGGCCCGCGCGTGCGCCTCATCGGGGAGGAGTGTACGACGGCGGGCCACGGCCCGGGCGGTCAGCGAGGCGACGACGGCGTCGAACAGGTCGTCCGAGGCCGCCAGCTGGGCCTCGTGCCCGGCCAGGTCCAGCCACGGCGCCTGCTCACGGAGGGCTTCAAGGAGCACGCCGAGCCGTTCGGTTTCCGTGCTGCCGCGGCCCTTGTAGCCGCGGCCGTTGAGGCCCCAGATCTTGAGCGAGGCCGCCGGATACACCTCGGCCAGCCGGCCGGAGCCATCCCGGGACTGGGGGCCATGCAGGGCGGCGATCTTCGCCTGGATCACGGCGCAGCGCATGGCAGGGTGAGCCAGCCGGTCCGCAGAAACGCTCAGCGGAATCAGGCCCGTCTGGGCGGTGCAGAAACGGTCCGTGTCCCGGTAGGCGAGGAGCCGCCGGCCGGCGATGCCGTCGTGTTCGAGCACCGGGGCCGCGACGTTGTCCAGGTGCCCGGTGAGGAACGGGATCAGCGCGTCCGGCCAGCCGACAGGGCAGTCGACGCCGGTCATGTCGCTGGTGCCGAACAGGTCCACAATCGCCTCGTCATCCACATCCAGGGCCAGATGGGCGAGCGTGGCGCGGCCCTTTCCTTGGGAATCCAGGTACCACTCGATGACGGCGGCAGCGGTTTTCTTGGAGGCTGCCGCCAGGTCCACGCCGAGGGTCCTCATCCGGCCTCAGACCCTCCGGTAGTGCAGCGCGTCGTCCACAGCGCCGGCCTCGCCCAGGTCATCCCCGCGGGCGAAGCCGGCCCACAAGGCCCGGACCAGCCGCCCGGTCATGTCTACCGTCTCCCACGGCGCGCCGGCGATCAGCCCCACGCCGTCCCAGGTTTCCCGGTTGCCCAGGAGCAGCGGCAGGTCGATGGTGTGGGCTGCGCCGAAGAGGTTGTCCGGCGCATGCCAGCTCAGCAGGTAACGGTGCGCCCGTCCTCCTGCACGCTTGTGGCGGCGCGCAAACTTCCGCGACGCCCACCCGTAGACGGTTTCGGTGACCACCCAGTCGACGGCGCGCACCGCGGCGGCCCCCACTCCCGGTACCTTGAGCAGGCGCATCAGGAACGGACTCCTGGGGAGGAACAGCCGCGCTTCCTCCGAGGTGTGGCCGATCAGGATGTCGATGCCCGGCGCAGACCGGTCCCAGGCGGCGGCGATGTCCTTCTCCTCAGGCAGCGGGGCGTGGCCGTACTGGGTTCCGAACGGCATGGCGGCCAGCATCCCGAACTTCCGCGACACCTGCGCCACCTGTGCCTCCCGGTCCACCACTTCCATGGCCGGGGTTTCCTCCGTCACCGATTCCGCGGCGATCCCCATGGCGTGGTTCATCCGAGCCCGGCCGCGGGCAATCCCCAGTGGCGCACTTTGGATGATGGCACGGCGGAACAGCGACGGCGCTTCTGGGGTGGCCATCAGGTGGGCGATGGCATCCCCGCCGGCCGACTGGCCGAATGCCGTGACGCAACCGGGATCGCCGCCGAACGCCGCGATGTTCCGGTGCACCCAGCGGAACGCCTCCAGCTGGTCCAGCAGGCCCAGGTTCGCCGGCCGGCCGGTGCGGGTGGCCAGGAAACCGAACAAACCCAGCCGGTAGGTCACCGACACCACGATCACGCGGTTCTCGGCAACAAGCCGGGCGGGGTCGAAGATGGCGAGGTCCCCGGACCCCGTGGTGTAGGAGCCGCCGTGGATCCAGACCATCACGGGCAGCTTCTCGCCGGGCTTCAGATCACCGGGCATGGTGATGGACAGGTTCTGGCAGTCTTCGCTGCCGGGGAGTTCGCCGTACCGGGTGCCCAGGACGTCGTCGAGAAACGGGACGGGACCCTGCGGGCACGCCGGTGCCAGGGAGGTAGCGGCGAAGGTTTCGGTCCAGTCCGCCGCAGCAGCAGGAGGCTGGAAGCGGGCCGCCGTGGCGTAGGGGATACCCGTGGCGCGGAGTACGTCGCCGTCCCGCCAGCCGCTGACGGGCCCGCACGGTGGATGGAACAGAAGCTCGGACGTCACGGCTGGCTCGGAATTCACAGCCCCACCTTGCCACACCATCCTGGGACAACGACGGCGGGTGGCCGAAAAGCCGGCCACCCGCCGTCGGTCGTATGACTGGGCCCACGCCGTCAGGGTTCCCTGGCCGAGCGAAGCGAGGCTAGGGAGACGGTGGGGACTAGTGTCCGGTGGGGACGTAACGCTTGATGGAGGCTTCCAGCTCGGCTTCGGCAGCGGCGCGGTCGCCCCAGCCCTCGGCCTTGACCCACTTGCCCGGCTCCAGGTCCTTGTAACGGGTGAAGAAGTGCTCGATTTCCTTGATCAGGAATTCGCTGACATCGCTGACTTCCTGGATGTGGTCGAAGCGCGCGTCAACAGGAACGCAGAGGACCTTGGCGTCTCCGCCGCCGTCGTCGGTCATGTTGAAGACGCCGATGGGGCGGGATTCAACGATGACACCGGGGTGCAGGTCGAAGTCCTGCAGGAGCACCAGCGCGTCCAGCGGATCGCCGTCTTCGCCCAGGGTGTTCTCGAAGAAACCGTAGTGCGTGGGGTACTGCATGGAGGTGAAGAGGACGCGGTCCAGGCGGACGCGGCCGGTCTCGTGGTCGACTTCGTACTTGACGCGTGATCCCTTGGGGATCTCGATGGTCACGTCGTGCTTCATGGGAATGCTCCTCAGCGATTACAGGGGGTGCGCGGCACACTTGACGGTCCAAAAAAGGAGTGTCCGTGCCGCCGACTATTATTGAGGATATAGCGAGAGGCCCTGGAATCAGGAACTTGTGGGGAAATTTCAGGACTTGAGGACCGGCACCGGCATGACCAAAACCACCAGCGCGGAAGCGTGGCACCGCCGTGCGCTGAAGGCCGCGGCGCTGGGCCTTCCGGGCAGGTCCGCCGGCCCCGGAAAACCCTGGCACCTCCTCCTGCTCGCGGCACTCCTGCTGGTCCTTGCCCTCCCGGCGGCGGCACTCGTCGCCCCCGGATTCCTCGGCCCCGAGCCTCCCCCGCCTGCGCCCGAGGCCCCGCCCTGGCAGCGCGAACCGTCAGCTCTGGCCTCCCCGCAGGGACTGGCTCCGCTGCAATCCACCGCCCCGGTCCCGGACCCAGCCGTTCTGTCGGCGCGGGTGGACCCGCTGTTAAAGACCGACGGCGGCGGTACTTTTACGGGCATCGTGCAGGATGCGCTGACGGGCCAGGTCCTCTTCGACCGGGGCGGCGCCGACAGCCGGGTGCCGGCGTCGAACATGAAGCTGCTGACCTCCGTGGCCGCCCTGCGCGCACTGGGCCCGGACCATACGTTCGCCACGCGCGTGGTGGACGGGCCGGCCGCCAACCAGGTAGTGCTGGTGGGTGGCGGCGACGTCCTGCTCGGACCCGGTGAATCGAAGCCGGGCGACGTGATGGGCCGTGCCGGCCTCACCACCCTCGCGGCCCAGACAGTGGCATCCCTGCAGTCCAATGGTGCAACGGGGGAAATCAAGGTCCTGCTGGACGATTCCCTGTTTACCGGCCCGGCCCTGAACCCGGCCTGGCAGGAGGGCGACGTTGCCGTTGGCGAAGTGGCGCCCGTGTATCCGCTGGCCATGAACTCGGCGCGCTACGACCCCGCCGTGACAACGGGACCACGCCCGCAGGACGCCGCGCAGACCGCCGCGGAGGAATTCGCGGCCCGGCTCCGCGCCGCAGGTGCCGCCGCGGGACTGACCGTGGCGGCCGGCGTTGACCGCTCACCGGGTGCGGGCTCGCCTGCCCCGGCTGCCGGAACCGAACGGCCCGACGTCCTGGCCGAGGTGCAGTCAGCCACGGTGGCGGACCAGGTGGACCTGCTGCTGCAGGAATCAGACAATTACCTGGCCGAGGTCATGGGGCGGATGGCGTCCCTTGCGGACGGCGGTCCGGGCAGCAACGACGGCGCCACGGCGGCTGTCGGCAGCCAATTGGCCCAGGCGGGGGTCGCGGCGGGCCCCCTGACGCTGGTGGATGTGTGCGGCCTGGCGATGGGCAACCAGGTCTCGGCGGGCCAATTCGCCGAGGTGGTCCGGGCCATCACCACCGGCACCGATGCCAGGCTCCGGGCCGCCCTGGACGGCTTCCCTGTGGCTGGCCTCACCGGCACCCTTGATTCCCGGTACGGCGACGAGTCCACCGTCCAGGGGGCGGGGCTGGTCCGGGCCAAGACAGGAACACTCAACACCGTCCTGGCGCTCAGCGGCTACGTCGTTGACGCGGACGGCCGGCTCCTGGTGTTCTCCTTCATCGGCAACGGCCTGACACCCGGAGCCGCAGGCAACAAGGTGGCGCTGGACCGTGCGGCAACGGCGCTCGCAGGGTGCGGCTGCCGGTAGGTCATCGCGCTTCCCTGGTATCCGTAACGCTGAATGCAGCGCCGGCCGAGGCTGCCGGTTCCGCGGCCACCGCCATGGGGGCAGCGGTCCCCAGGAGTGCTGCCACCAGGACGGCGGCAACCACGGCCTTCCAGCCCTTCTTCGGGCCGGCGGTCAGGGGAGCGATGGGACGGTACGGGATCATGGTGTCCTCCTGAGGGGGTTGGGCGGCCCTGGCCTGCACGAACTGTGCTGGCCAGGGCCGCTTCTGCGGGGAAGGGCCGCTGATGCGGTGTACCCCACGATGCCGCCGCAGCTTAGGCCTGGCCTTTTGCCCTCCTGTGCTCCGGCTGTGAGAGTGGCGGCCCGCCGGTGCCTTCGCTTCGCCGGTGAGCGAACTTAAGGACGATCCCCGGCCCTCTGTGTTCTGATGGGACCTATGGAGTCCACTGCAGCCCAGTCCGCCCCCATCTCATCTGCTGATGCCGCTTCCCTGATCAACTGGGACCTGGCGGCTTCCACTGCGGCACGGCTGGCTCCTGCCGGGCCGGACCTGAAGCCGGCAGCCATCAACGAAGCCGTAGACAGCCTCCGCAGGCTCGCCGACGCCTCCGTTCCGCACGTCCACGAGATCACCGGCCTGGAAGCTGCCCGCGACCTCCGGGATTCCTCGGTGCTGGTGGTGGACCGGGCATCGTGGGCCAAGGCAAACACGCAGTCCTTCGCGGTGATGCTGAAGCCGGCCATGCAGAAGATGCTGGATAACCGTCGCGGGTCGCTGAGCCCTTCCGCGGCCAGCGTCAGCGGCGCCATCACCGGCAGCCAGCTGGGCGCCGTCCTGGCGTTCCTGTCCAGCAAGGTCCTGGGACAGTACGATCCGTTCGCGGCGCTGGCCGAAAACTCCTCCGCCCCGGCCGCCGGGCGGCTCCTGCTGGTGGCCCCCAACATCGTCTCCGTGGAGCGCGAACTCAACGTGGCGCCCGAGGACTTCCGGCTGTGGGTCTGCCTGCACGAACAGACCCACCGGGTCCAGTTCGCCGCCGCACCGTGGCTGCGCCACCACATGCTGGACCAGATCGATAACCTCAGCGGACACCTGCTGGGCAACGTGGATTCGCTGATGGACCGGGCCTCGGCGGCTGCGCGCTCGCTGAAGGACCGTTCCGCCACCGGAAACACCCCGGGCCGCGGCGCCATCCTGGACCTGCTGCAGGATCCGGAGGAGAAAGCCGCCATCTCGCACCTCACGGCCGTGATGAGCCTGCTCGAAGGCCACGCAAACGTGGTGATGGACGCCGTGGACGCCAGCATCGTTCGCTCCGTCAAGACCATCCGGCAGCGGTTCAACGACCGCGGCAAGGACCGTGGCGTGGTGGAGAAGTTCATCCGCAGCCTGCTGGGCCTGGACGCGAAGATGCGGCAGTACTCGGACGGCGCCCGTTTTGTCCGCGCCGTGGTTGGCGTGGCCGGCATGGAGGGCTTCAACCGGGTCTGGGAGTCGGCCGACCACCTGCCCACCGAGCCGGAGATCCACGACGCCAAGCTGTGGCTTGAGCGGATGGGCCTGTAATTGGCTGACCTTCCCCCCACGCATTCCGAACCACAGCCTTCCGGGCCCCAGCTCTCCGGGCCCGCCCGGGAGGATTCGGCACCACAGAATTCCATGCTGCAGCCTTCCGGGCCGCAGGATTTCGCGGCACGGCGCAGCGGACGACGCCGGCCCGGCCGGTTGGCGCCCGTCGTCGGCACAGCGCGCAAAATGTTGGGTGACGCCCTGGCGCAGGCCGGCTATCCGGCGCACGTCCTGGTGGCCTGCAGCGGCGGGCCGGACTCGATGGCGCTGGCCGCCGTCGCCGCCTACTTCGCCCGCCGCGGCAGCATTGACGGCCATCCCGTCACCGTCGGCGCCGTGGTGGTGGACCACCAGCTGCAGGAAGGCTCCGGCCGCGTGGCGGCTGACACCGCCAGTGCCCTTCGGGAACTGGGCCTCGCCCCGGTCGAGGTCCACACCGTGACAGTGGCATGCGCCGGCATGGGGCCCGAGGCCGCTGCCCGCGAGGCCCGCCACGCAGCGCTCGAAGCGGCAGCGGCGGGCCAGGGTGCCGGCGCCATCCTGCTGGGGCACACCCTGGATGACCAGGCCGAGCAGGTGCTGCTGGGCCTGGCCCGTGGCTCCGGAACCCGATCACTCGCCGGCATGCGGCCCACCCGCGCAGGGACCGGAAACGCCCTGCTGCTCCGTCCCCTCCTGGGGCTCCGCCGGGCCGACACGGAGGAGATCTGCGAGGTGGAGGAGCTGGACCCCTGGCACGATCCCACCAACACGGACCCCGCGTTCGCCCGTTCCCGGACCCGGGTGGAAGTCCTCCCGCACCTCGAGGAGAAACTGGGCCCCGGCGTCGCGGAATCCCTGGCGCGCACCGCCTCCATCCTGCAACTGGACGCCGACTACCTCGAGGATGTGGCGGAAAGCACCTACGCGTCCCTGGTGGAGTGGAACGGTGCCGAAGCAAGCCTTCCGGAAGACGCCCTGCGCGACCTCGCCCCGGCCATCCGTTTCCGCGTGATCGCCAAGGCCGCTGCCGGTGTCGGCGGCCAGCAGCCCAGCTATCGGCGCCTTGTGGCGGCGGAAGCGCTGCTGCGGCGGCAGGGCTCGGCGGGCCCGGTGCAGCTGCCCGGAGGGGTAGCCGCCTACCGGTTGTCGCTGGCCGAACTCGAAGGGCCCGCGACCGCAGACCGCCCCGGGACCGGTCCCCGCGAACCCGCGCGCTGTGGGAAGCTAGTATTCCGGCCGCTAAAACCGGCCACACATTAGTCGCACCCCGCATCTACACAGGAGCCATTGGTGGATTCAAACGACGTCCAGGCAGACCTCAAGCACGTTCTCTACACCAAGGAACAGATCCAGCAGCGCATCACCGAACTCGCTGCCCAGATCGACAAGGACTACGAAGGCCGCGAACTGCTCATCGTGGGCGTGCTCAAGGGCGCGGTCATGGTCATGGCGGACCTGGCCCGTGCACTGCACAGCCACGTCTCGATGGACTGGATGGCTGTGTCCTCCTACGGCTCCGGCACCCAGTCCTCCGGCGTGGTGCGCATCCTGAAGGACCTGGACACGGACCTCATGGGCAAGGACGTGCTGATCGTCGAGGACATCATCGATTCCGGCCTCACCCTGTCCTGGCTGAAGACCAACCTGGAATCCCGCGGCACCGCGTCGGTGGAAATTTGCACCGCCTTCCGCAAGCCCACCGCCGCCAAGGTCCAGATCGACGTCAAGTACGTGGGCTACGACATCCCCAACGAGTTCGTTGTGGGCTACGGCCTGGACTACGCGGAAAAGTACCGCAACCTGGACTTCGTGGGCACCCTGGCCCCGCACGTCTACGAGTAGGCCACCATGCAGCTCGGCGGTTTCTCGGTAGGCCTCGCCGTGCAGGACCTCGCAGCTTCCATGGAGTTTTACCGGAAGCTCGGGTTCACGCAGTACGCCGGTGACCCGGACCAGAACTGGGTCATCATGAAGAACGGGGACACGAACATCGGGCTGTTCAAGGGCATGCTCGAGAAGAACGTGCTGATCTTCAACCCGGGCTGGGACCAGGACGCCAAGCCGACGGAACCCTTCACGGACGTGCGGGAGCTCCAGGAGCAGCTGCGGGCGCAGGGCGTCCCGTTTGCCGCCGAGGCAGACGTGCAGACCACCGGGCCCGCGAGTGCCATCCTGATTGACCCCGACGGCAACCCCGTCTACCTGGACCAGCACGTCTGATTTTGGCAAGGTCGAATATTGGCATCAAGGATGTCGCGGTGGCCGCAGGGGTGTCGGCAACCACGGTGTCGCACGTCCTGAACGACGTCACGTATGCGCGGATCAGCCCCGAGACCCGCAAAAAGGTGAAGGCGGCCGCGGAGCAGCTGGGCTACGAACCCAACCGGGTGGCGCAGGCGCTCCGCAACCGCCGCACCGGCGTGCTGGGACTGGTCAGCGAGGATGTGGCCACCACGCCGCATGCCGGCCGGATCATCCTGGGTGCCGATGACGCTGCCCGCGCCCGCGGCTACACCCTCATGCTTATCAACACCGCCGCCACTGCCGGGGCCGCATCGCGGGAAGGCGACGTGGAGGCCGTGCTGGAACGGCAGGTGGACGGCATCCTCTACGCCACCATGTACCACCGGGTCCTGGACGCGCCGGCCAACCTCGGCAAGGTGCCAACCGTCCTGGTGGATGCCGTCACCGCTGACGGGCTCTTTCCCTCAGTCGTCCCGGACGAATACGGCGGCGCCCGCGCCGCCGTCCGCGCACTGCTGGACGCCGGCCACACCCGCATCGGCTTCATCAACAACGTCCAGGACGTGCCATCCACCTCGGAGCGGCTCCGCGGCTTCCGCGACACGCTCACCGCGGCAGGGCTCGACGCCGGCCTGGCGCCGGTGGAGGCGTCGTCGTCGGACGCTGCGGGCGGGTACGAGGCAGCGGCGAGGATCCTGCGGAGCGGACACCCGCCGTCGGGCCTGTTCTGCTACAACGACCAGATGGCCATGGGGGCCTACCGGGCAGCCGCTGAACTGGGCCTCAGCATCCCCGGCGACCTCTCCGTCGTAGGGTTCGACGACCAGGAACTGGTGGCCGGCAGCCTCTTTCCCGGGCTGACCACCGTGGCGCTGCCCCACTACGGAATGGGTGCCTGGGCCGCCAACCACCTCATCGATGCGCTCGAAGGAGCAGGGGACGGTTCTTCCGCCGGCGCAGGGACGACCGTGCTGGAGTGTCCGCTGGTCACCCGCGCGTCCGTCGCCGCACCCCGGAACCCCTAGCCCGCCTGCAACGATGTCCGCTACGCCCACAGGGAACTTTTGCTTTTCATCATGCGTGATGTACTCCGGACGGTGTATAGCTAGAAGCTGACGCAGCACCATCACGCGCGCAAAGTACACGCCGTGCAGCACTACCGGAAGGGACGGGGCCAGCCCCCGAACAGATGAAAGCTAAGAATTTCTTCAAGGGCCCGGGCATCTGGATCGTCGTCGTTGTCGGTCTGCTCCTGGTGGCCTTTGCAACGCTGGCACCCGGCGGTGCGTCGCGGATCGACACCGATAAGGGCCTGGAACTGCTTGCCGGCAGCAACGTGGAGCAGGCCAAGATCTTCGACGGTGAGAACCGCGTTGACCTCACGCTGAAGGATGACCTGGAGGTGGACGGCCAGAACAAGGGCAAGAGCGTCCAGTTCTTCTTCGTCGATGCCCGCGCCACGGACGTGGTCAAGGCTGTCACCGATTCCAAGCCGGCGCAGGGCTACACAGACCAGCCCATCGAGAGCAACTGGTTCTCCGGCCTGCTGTCCCTCCTCATCCCGGTCATCCTGCTGGGCGCCCTCTTCTGGTTCCTCATGACCCGCATGCAGGGCGGCGGCTCCAAGATCATGCAGTTCGGCAAGTCCAAGGCCAAGATGGTCAGCAAGGACATGCCGCAGGTGACCTTCGCGGACGTCGCCGGTTCGGATGAAGCCGTCGAAGAGCTCCAGGAAATCAAGGAATTCCTCCAGGAGCCGGCCAAGTTCCAGGCTGTCGGCGCCAAGATCCCCAAGGGCGTGCTGCTGTACGGCCCTCCCGGTACCGGTAAGACCCTGCTGGCCCGCGCCGTTGCCGGTGAGGCAGGCGTCCCCTTCTTCTCGATCTCCGGCTCGGACTTCGTGGAAATGTTCGTGGGCGTCGGTGCGTCCCGTGTCCGTGACCTCTTCGAACAGGCCAAGGCCAACTCCCCGGCCATTATCTTCGTGGACGAAATCGACGCCGTAGGCCGCCACCGCGGTGCCGGCATCGGCGGCGGCAATGACGAACGCGAGCAGACCCTCAACCAGCTGCTGGTGGAGATGGACGGCTTCGACGTCAAGACCAACGTCATCCTGATCGCCGCCACCAACCGGCCGGACGTCCTGGACCCCGCACTGCTGCGGCCGGGCCGTTTCGACCGCCAGATCGGCGTCGATGCCCCGGACATGATCGGCCGCGACCAGATCCTGCAGGTGCATGCCAAGGGCAAGCCGATGGCTCCCGGCGTCGACCTCAAGGCTGTTGCCAAGAAGACCCCCGGCTACACCGGTGCCGACCTGGCCAACGTGCTT
It encodes the following:
- a CDS encoding phosphoketolase family protein gives rise to the protein MTGSTGNEVTGNGNAGQATEQATAAQGTMGRQELELVDRWWRAANYLSVGQIYLRSNPLLRRPLSPEDTKSRLLGHWGTTPGLNFVYAHLNRVIRRDAAEVLFIAGPGHGGPAVVANAWLEGTYSEIYGHVGNDEAGLAELFRQFSYPGGIPSHAAPESPGSISEGGELGYSLAHAYGSVLDNPQLVTAVVIGDGEAETGPLAASWHSHNFLDPTADGAVLPILHLNGYKIANPTVLARMPQEQLEQLLRGYGHEPYFVTVQDPGNTGQAHQDFAGVLDQCLADIRAIQAEHRNAGNAHTGAGEDTSGEHPGHRWPMIVLRSPKGWTGPRTVDGLQVEGTWRAHQVPLSEVRTNGEHLKQLEEWLQSYRPEELFDGDGRLRADVAEAAPTGDFRMSATPHANGGVLRRALKLPAYRDYAVDVEAAGTDRVSPMITLGSWMRDVIAQNMENFRLFGPDETASNRLQNVYEVTDKVWQYRIDDADEHLARSGRVMEVLSEHLCQGWLEGYLLTGRHGVFNCYEAFIHIVDSMFNQHAKWLKVHRRLPWRQPVPSLNYLLSSHVWQQDHNGFSHQDPGFIDHAANKKAEVIRVYLPPDANTLLSVMEHCLASTDCVNVVVSGKQPSPTWLGPADAANHCRRGLGIWTFAGSEVAGEEPDVVLACAGDVPTVETVAAAELLRNGIPGLKVRVVNVVDLMRLQDESEHPHGLPGRDFDGIFTTDKPIIFAYHGYPTLIHRLAYKRTNQEGLHVHGYQEEGTTTTPFDMAMLNGIDRFTLAIDAMDRVPGLAEKYSLLRQELQDRRDSARGHTRTHGEDPEEIRNWKLGG
- a CDS encoding DUF429 domain-containing protein; the encoded protein is MRTLGVDLAAASKKTAAAVIEWYLDSQGKGRATLAHLALDVDDEAIVDLFGTSDMTGVDCPVGWPDALIPFLTGHLDNVAAPVLEHDGIAGRRLLAYRDTDRFCTAQTGLIPLSVSADRLAHPAMRCAVIQAKIAALHGPQSRDGSGRLAEVYPAASLKIWGLNGRGYKGRGSTETERLGVLLEALREQAPWLDLAGHEAQLAASDDLFDAVVASLTARAVARRRTLLPDEAHARAARSEGWIHLPSCGLSGLPD
- a CDS encoding carboxylesterase family protein, whose translation is MNSEPAVTSELLFHPPCGPVSGWRDGDVLRATGIPYATAARFQPPAAAADWTETFAATSLAPACPQGPVPFLDDVLGTRYGELPGSEDCQNLSITMPGDLKPGEKLPVMVWIHGGSYTTGSGDLAIFDPARLVAENRVIVVSVTYRLGLFGFLATRTGRPANLGLLDQLEAFRWVHRNIAAFGGDPGCVTAFGQSAGGDAIAHLMATPEAPSLFRRAIIQSAPLGIARGRARMNHAMGIAAESVTEETPAMEVVDREAQVAQVSRKFGMLAAMPFGTQYGHAPLPEEKDIAAAWDRSAPGIDILIGHTSEEARLFLPRSPFLMRLLKVPGVGAAAVRAVDWVVTETVYGWASRKFARRHKRAGGRAHRYLLSWHAPDNLFGAAHTIDLPLLLGNRETWDGVGLIAGAPWETVDMTGRLVRALWAGFARGDDLGEAGAVDDALHYRRV
- a CDS encoding inorganic diphosphatase translates to MKHDVTIEIPKGSRVKYEVDHETGRVRLDRVLFTSMQYPTHYGFFENTLGEDGDPLDALVLLQDFDLHPGVIVESRPIGVFNMTDDGGGDAKVLCVPVDARFDHIQEVSDVSEFLIKEIEHFFTRYKDLEPGKWVKAEGWGDRAAAEAELEASIKRYVPTGH
- the dacB gene encoding D-alanyl-D-alanine carboxypeptidase/D-alanyl-D-alanine endopeptidase; this translates as MTKTTSAEAWHRRALKAAALGLPGRSAGPGKPWHLLLLAALLLVLALPAAALVAPGFLGPEPPPPAPEAPPWQREPSALASPQGLAPLQSTAPVPDPAVLSARVDPLLKTDGGGTFTGIVQDALTGQVLFDRGGADSRVPASNMKLLTSVAALRALGPDHTFATRVVDGPAANQVVLVGGGDVLLGPGESKPGDVMGRAGLTTLAAQTVASLQSNGATGEIKVLLDDSLFTGPALNPAWQEGDVAVGEVAPVYPLAMNSARYDPAVTTGPRPQDAAQTAAEEFAARLRAAGAAAGLTVAAGVDRSPGAGSPAPAAGTERPDVLAEVQSATVADQVDLLLQESDNYLAEVMGRMASLADGGPGSNDGATAAVGSQLAQAGVAAGPLTLVDVCGLAMGNQVSAGQFAEVVRAITTGTDARLRAALDGFPVAGLTGTLDSRYGDESTVQGAGLVRAKTGTLNTVLALSGYVVDADGRLLVFSFIGNGLTPGAAGNKVALDRAATALAGCGCR
- a CDS encoding zinc-dependent metalloprotease; this encodes MESTAAQSAPISSADAASLINWDLAASTAARLAPAGPDLKPAAINEAVDSLRRLADASVPHVHEITGLEAARDLRDSSVLVVDRASWAKANTQSFAVMLKPAMQKMLDNRRGSLSPSAASVSGAITGSQLGAVLAFLSSKVLGQYDPFAALAENSSAPAAGRLLLVAPNIVSVERELNVAPEDFRLWVCLHEQTHRVQFAAAPWLRHHMLDQIDNLSGHLLGNVDSLMDRASAAARSLKDRSATGNTPGRGAILDLLQDPEEKAAISHLTAVMSLLEGHANVVMDAVDASIVRSVKTIRQRFNDRGKDRGVVEKFIRSLLGLDAKMRQYSDGARFVRAVVGVAGMEGFNRVWESADHLPTEPEIHDAKLWLERMGL
- the tilS gene encoding tRNA lysidine(34) synthetase TilS; its protein translation is MLGDALAQAGYPAHVLVACSGGPDSMALAAVAAYFARRGSIDGHPVTVGAVVVDHQLQEGSGRVAADTASALRELGLAPVEVHTVTVACAGMGPEAAAREARHAALEAAAAGQGAGAILLGHTLDDQAEQVLLGLARGSGTRSLAGMRPTRAGTGNALLLRPLLGLRRADTEEICEVEELDPWHDPTNTDPAFARSRTRVEVLPHLEEKLGPGVAESLARTASILQLDADYLEDVAESTYASLVEWNGAEASLPEDALRDLAPAIRFRVIAKAAAGVGGQQPSYRRLVAAEALLRRQGSAGPVQLPGGVAAYRLSLAELEGPATADRPGTGPREPARCGKLVFRPLKPATH
- the hpt gene encoding hypoxanthine phosphoribosyltransferase; translation: MDSNDVQADLKHVLYTKEQIQQRITELAAQIDKDYEGRELLIVGVLKGAVMVMADLARALHSHVSMDWMAVSSYGSGTQSSGVVRILKDLDTDLMGKDVLIVEDIIDSGLTLSWLKTNLESRGTASVEICTAFRKPTAAKVQIDVKYVGYDIPNEFVVGYGLDYAEKYRNLDFVGTLAPHVYE